A region of the bacterium genome:
TTGTCGTCCATTGCACTCGGGACGTTCTTTGCCTGGATGTTCACCGGGCTCGGCGATGCGAACTGGCGCCAGATGATCGATCTGGCCGCACGGATGGGCGGCGGCCATGTGACGCTCCAGCACGTCGAGTACCTGGAATCGCCGACCCTCTCGCGCAGTGTTCCGGATGCCGGTCTCCTGGCGGGGCTGGCTGCGGACGATCCGGAAGTGAAGCGGGTGGTGACGCGCATCTCCGGCAACATGATCCTGGCTTCTGCCGCCCAGAGTCAGGGCGCAGCCTTCATCGCATTCGATTCAGCGAGCGAGGATGCGGACACGCTCTCCGTTCTCGAGGCCATCGAGGTAGGGGAGCCGTGGACCGAGGCTCAGCAAGGCGGGGTCGTGCTTGGCGCCAAGTTGGCAGAGCGCCTCCACGTCGGCGTTGGGAACAAGGTGGTCTACACGCTGACGGACAAGCACGGTGAGATCGTCCAGGAGGCCGTGCGCGTCAGCGGTCTGCTCCGGACCGGCGCTCCGACGGTGGACAGCCGTTTGGTGTTGCTTCCCATCGGGGATGTGCGCGCCGCCCTGGGCTACTCGGAGGGGGAAGCGGGACAAGTGGCCGTCTTCCTCCGAGACCAACGGGGGGCCGACCGGGTCGCCGCCCGACTTGGCCAGCGGATCGCAGCACAGAATCGAGCCGATGTGTCTGCCATCCCCTGGCATCGGCTTCAACCGGAGTTGGCCAGTTTCATCGCGATGAAGGTAGGCGGCACCTGGGTGATGGAGGTGATCATCATGCTGCTGGTGGCGGCGGGCATCTTCAACACGATCTTCGTCAGCGTGATGGAACGGATGCGCGAGTTCGGGATCTTGCGCGCGATTGGCTGGAGTCCCGGGCAATTGGGACGCCTCGTGATGGCGGAGAGCACGTGGCTTGCGCTGGCTGGCATGGTCGCGGCTGTCCTCGTCACCGCCTGGCCGTATTGGTACCTGAACACCGTTGGCTTCGATTTGATGGCCGCCGCCGGTGTGGGAGCGGATGCCGAGGTGGCGGGCATTGCGATGACGAGCATGATGTACGTCGATATCTATCCAGAGAACGCGTTGCTGATCGCCGGCGCCTGTGTTCTGGCGACGCTGCTCGCCGGCGTCTACCCGGCCTGGAAGGCGGGCCATGTCGACCCAGCCGAGACGATTCGTCTGGTCTAGGAGGGGCCGTGGTGTCCAATCAACCGATCGTCGAACTCATCGATGTCACGCGGGTCTACCGGCAGGGTGCGCTCGAGGTGCACGCGCTTCAAGGCATCTCGTTGCGCATCGAGCCCGGGGAGTTCACCGCCGTCTCCGGGCCTTCAGGCTCGGGCAAGACGACACTGCTCAACCTGATTGGCGCGCTCGATGGTCCCAGTTCAGGGACGGTCCGCATCGAGGGGCGGGATCTCGGTACGATGGGCCAACGCGAACGCAGCCATCTGCGCCGGGATCGCATCGGCTTCGTCTTCCAGGCCTACAACCTGATGCCCGTGCTCACGGCCTATGAGAACGCAGAAATGGTGCTTTCCCTTCAAGGCGCGGACAAGCAAGCGCGACGCGAGCAGGTGATGAGCGTCTTGAAGGAGGTCGGCTTGGAGGGGCTCGAGGATCGCCGCCCGGATGAGCTCTCCGGGGGGCAACAGCAGCGGGTCGCCATCGCCCGGGCCATTGCCTCCCGCCC
Encoded here:
- a CDS encoding ABC transporter permease; amino-acid sequence: MQGPHLFALAWRNLWRQRRRTLLTLSSIALGTFFAWMFTGLGDANWRQMIDLAARMGGGHVTLQHVEYLESPTLSRSVPDAGLLAGLAADDPEVKRVVTRISGNMILASAAQSQGAAFIAFDSASEDADTLSVLEAIEVGEPWTEAQQGGVVLGAKLAERLHVGVGNKVVYTLTDKHGEIVQEAVRVSGLLRTGAPTVDSRLVLLPIGDVRAALGYSEGEAGQVAVFLRDQRGADRVAARLGQRIAAQNRADVSAIPWHRLQPELASFIAMKVGGTWVMEVIIMLLVAAGIFNTIFVSVMERMREFGILRAIGWSPGQLGRLVMAESTWLALAGMVAAVLVTAWPYWYLNTVGFDLMAAAGVGADAEVAGIAMTSMMYVDIYPENALLIAGACVLATLLAGVYPAWKAGHVDPAETIRLV
- a CDS encoding ABC transporter ATP-binding protein, with translation MSNQPIVELIDVTRVYRQGALEVHALQGISLRIEPGEFTAVSGPSGSGKTTLLNLIGALDGPSSGTVRIEGRDLGTMGQRERSHLRRDRIGFVFQAYNLMPVLTAYENAEMVLSLQGADKQARREQVMSVLKEVGLEGLEDRRPDELSGGQQQRVAIARAIASRPAIALADEPTANLDSENAIHLLDIMEQLNRERGVTFLFSTHDPRVMERAHRLIRVVDGRIERDELRA